A stretch of the Neptunomonas phycophila genome encodes the following:
- a CDS encoding S24 family peptidase, with protein MLNIIKVTGLSMSPVLSCGDFVIVRRTTRPKLGSIVVAIHPKYGQIIKRVVTLNDKEEFQLSGTNTNSISTQEMGWFPREACIGKVVLTIKKST; from the coding sequence ATGCTTAACATTATCAAAGTAACGGGGCTAAGTATGAGCCCCGTACTGTCCTGCGGAGATTTTGTTATTGTCCGCCGCACTACTCGCCCAAAACTGGGCAGCATTGTTGTGGCTATTCACCCTAAATATGGGCAAATTATTAAACGCGTTGTTACATTGAACGACAAAGAAGAGTTTCAGTTAAGCGGGACAAACACAAACAGCATATCCACCCAAGAAATGGGCTGGTTTCCGCGTGAGGCCTGTATTGGCAAGGTGGTTCTTACTATAAAAAAGAGCACCTAA
- a CDS encoding glutamine--tRNA ligase/YqeY domain fusion protein, giving the protein MSKNDPQLKPTNFIHQIIEDDLKNNTHAGKVVTRFPPEPNGYLHIGHAKSICLNFGTAEKYQGKCHLRFDDTNPGKESQEYIDSIISDVEWLGYQWAGEIRYTSHYFDQLYQWAVYLIEQGKAYVCDLSPEQTKAYRGNFNEPGKNSPYRDRSVEENLALFEKMRAGEFKEGECALRAKIDMAAPNMNLRDPMIYRIIHSGHHQTGDKWCIYPIYDFAHGQSDAIEGITHSLCTLEFEDHRPLYDWFIENLPVPATPKQYEFSRLELNYTITSKRKLKQLVDENVVDGWDDPRMPTISGLRRRGYTPAAVRQFCEMIGVTRSNGVVDMGMLESAIRDDLDANAPRAMCVTQPLKVTLTNMEEGVEEWFELPNHPKDESMGSRRVGFTRNLLIEKDDFIEVKPVAKNKHDKWKRLAKGDAVRLRGAYVITCQEVIKDEAGEIVELLCTYDPATKGVNPEGYKPNGVIHWVSAELSVPCDVRLYDRLFTEANPDGDKERNFLDFVNPDSLVSLPDARAEISLKGAKPESSFQFERNGYFSIDKSSTDEKLVINRTVGLRDSWTKGKTA; this is encoded by the coding sequence ATGTCAAAAAATGACCCGCAGTTAAAACCGACCAACTTTATTCATCAAATCATTGAAGATGATTTAAAAAACAATACACATGCTGGAAAAGTCGTAACACGTTTCCCGCCTGAACCTAATGGCTATTTGCATATCGGTCACGCTAAATCCATCTGCTTAAATTTTGGTACTGCCGAGAAATACCAAGGCAAGTGCCATTTACGTTTTGACGACACTAATCCGGGAAAAGAAAGCCAAGAATATATTGATTCTATTATCAGCGATGTTGAGTGGCTCGGTTATCAATGGGCAGGTGAAATCCGTTATACATCCCATTACTTTGATCAGTTATATCAATGGGCTGTGTATCTCATTGAGCAAGGTAAAGCGTATGTTTGTGACCTTTCTCCAGAACAGACTAAAGCCTATCGCGGTAACTTTAATGAGCCGGGTAAGAACTCGCCTTACCGTGATCGTTCTGTAGAAGAAAACCTAGCACTATTTGAGAAAATGCGTGCCGGTGAGTTTAAAGAAGGTGAATGTGCTCTGCGTGCAAAAATTGATATGGCCGCGCCTAATATGAATTTACGTGACCCAATGATTTATCGCATCATTCATTCAGGGCATCACCAAACGGGTGATAAATGGTGTATTTACCCTATTTATGATTTCGCACATGGCCAATCTGATGCAATAGAAGGGATTACGCACTCACTGTGTACTTTAGAATTTGAAGATCATCGTCCTTTGTACGACTGGTTTATTGAAAACCTTCCTGTTCCGGCTACGCCAAAACAGTACGAGTTTTCTCGCTTAGAGCTTAATTACACCATTACAAGTAAGCGCAAACTCAAGCAGCTGGTTGATGAAAACGTTGTCGACGGCTGGGATGATCCTCGTATGCCGACGATCTCAGGCCTGCGACGTCGTGGATATACCCCTGCAGCTGTCCGTCAATTCTGCGAAATGATCGGTGTAACCCGCTCGAACGGGGTTGTAGACATGGGCATGTTAGAGTCGGCGATTCGGGATGACCTAGATGCCAATGCACCGCGAGCTATGTGTGTTACACAGCCATTGAAAGTTACTCTGACTAATATGGAAGAAGGCGTGGAAGAGTGGTTTGAGCTTCCTAACCACCCGAAAGATGAGAGCATGGGCTCTCGCCGTGTAGGGTTTACGCGCAACTTGTTGATTGAAAAAGATGACTTTATTGAAGTTAAGCCAGTGGCTAAAAACAAGCATGATAAATGGAAGCGATTAGCTAAGGGTGATGCTGTCCGTTTACGCGGTGCTTACGTTATTACGTGCCAAGAAGTGATCAAAGACGAAGCTGGTGAAATTGTTGAGCTGCTATGTACTTATGATCCTGCAACAAAAGGTGTAAACCCAGAAGGGTACAAACCTAATGGTGTCATTCATTGGGTATCTGCTGAGTTATCCGTGCCGTGTGATGTCCGTTTGTATGATCGTTTATTTACAGAAGCAAACCCTGATGGTGACAAGGAGCGTAATTTCCTTGACTTCGTTAACCCTGATTCTTTAGTTAGCCTACCCGATGCGCGCGCTGAGATTAGTTTGAAAGGTGCTAAACCGGAAAGCAGCTTCCAGTTTGAACGTAATGGTTACTTCAGTATCGATAAATCTTCCACGGATGAAAAGCTAGTAATTAACCGAACTGTTGGGCTTCGAGATTCTTGGACGAAAGGAAAGACTGCCTAA
- a CDS encoding peptidylprolyl isomerase: MIILHTNHGDISVELNHEKAPKTAANFEKYVKEGFYDGVIFHRVIDGFMIQGGGFEPGMQPKETGATIENEADNGLPNVAGSLAMARTMDPHSASAQFFINVSDNSFLDHTSKTTEGWGYAVFGKVVDGLDVVEKIKGVSTTMRAGHQDVPKEDVIIEKAEIV; encoded by the coding sequence ATGATCATTCTTCATACCAATCATGGTGATATCAGTGTTGAGCTGAATCATGAAAAAGCACCCAAAACGGCAGCTAATTTCGAGAAGTACGTAAAAGAAGGTTTTTATGATGGTGTGATTTTTCACCGAGTCATTGATGGTTTCATGATACAAGGCGGCGGCTTTGAGCCAGGCATGCAGCCTAAAGAAACAGGCGCAACAATCGAAAACGAAGCAGATAATGGTCTACCAAACGTTGCAGGCAGCTTAGCTATGGCACGCACAATGGACCCTCATTCAGCCTCAGCGCAGTTCTTTATCAACGTATCAGACAACAGCTTTTTAGATCACACGTCTAAAACCACCGAAGGCTGGGGCTACGCTGTATTCGGCAAAGTGGTAGATGGATTAGATGTAGTTGAGAAAATAAAAGGTGTGAGCACAACAATGCGTGCGGGCCACCAAGACGTTCCAAAAGAGGACGTTATTATCGAGAAGGCTGAGATTGTCTAA
- a CDS encoding UDP-2,3-diacylglucosamine diphosphatase encodes MKRYFIADLHLTTERPDITRAFLHFIKNTANDADELYLLGDIFEAWIGDDGGIPAYQSVIDALQSASLTTALYFQHGNRDFLVGDAFSTATNCTLLAPKHIVNLPTGDALLMHGDQLCTDDVEYQAFRSMVRNPEWQTDFLNKPINERLHIARQMREASKKKGAEKSNDIMDVNPNSVRQALVDAQVELVIHGHTHRPAVHHNQIKADVGTRIVLGDWDKKLWYLVSDHQALTLIDEPIHPTDPTTLGT; translated from the coding sequence ATGAAGCGTTATTTCATCGCAGATCTTCATCTCACGACAGAGCGCCCGGATATCACCCGGGCGTTTCTCCACTTTATCAAAAATACAGCTAATGATGCAGATGAGCTCTATCTGTTAGGTGATATTTTCGAAGCTTGGATTGGGGATGACGGCGGCATACCTGCTTACCAGTCAGTCATCGATGCCCTTCAATCAGCCTCTCTTACCACGGCTCTTTATTTTCAGCATGGCAATCGCGATTTTCTGGTTGGTGATGCATTTTCAACCGCTACCAACTGCACACTGTTAGCGCCTAAGCACATTGTTAACCTGCCAACTGGTGACGCATTATTGATGCACGGAGATCAACTCTGCACCGACGATGTAGAATACCAAGCGTTTCGCTCAATGGTGAGAAACCCCGAATGGCAAACCGATTTTTTAAATAAACCCATCAATGAACGATTGCACATTGCACGGCAAATGCGTGAAGCTAGCAAAAAGAAAGGCGCTGAAAAATCAAACGATATCATGGATGTTAATCCTAATAGCGTTCGCCAAGCATTAGTTGATGCCCAAGTTGAGCTTGTGATTCATGGACATACACATCGGCCTGCAGTACACCATAATCAGATCAAAGCAGATGTCGGCACTCGAATTGTCCTAGGCGATTGGGATAAAAAGCTATGGTATCTGGTGAGCGATCATCAAGCCCTAACATTGATAGACGAGCCGATTCATCCAACCGACCCGACTACACTAGGCACTTAA
- a CDS encoding tRNA-(ms[2]io[6]A)-hydroxylase yields the protein MDALTEINQFLACETPQAWIDEAIKQQELLLVDHAHCEKKAASTAMTLMFRYVDRSDLLNKMSRLAREELIHFEQVLEIMEQRGIEYCHLSQARYAGEMRKHVRTSEPGRLIDTMIIGAFIEARSCERFAKIAPYLDDTLSKFYRSLLKSEARHYQDYLGLAESYAGEPIDRRVAFFRKVEKELVEKPDTEFRFHSGPPAPVESVN from the coding sequence ATGGACGCGTTAACAGAGATAAACCAATTTCTTGCTTGTGAAACACCGCAAGCGTGGATAGATGAAGCTATTAAACAGCAAGAGTTACTTCTAGTCGATCATGCTCATTGTGAAAAGAAGGCTGCTTCTACGGCGATGACACTGATGTTTCGTTATGTAGATCGCTCCGATCTACTGAATAAAATGTCCCGCTTAGCACGTGAAGAGCTGATTCACTTTGAGCAAGTCCTCGAAATTATGGAGCAACGTGGTATCGAGTACTGTCACCTTTCGCAAGCCCGGTATGCCGGTGAAATGCGTAAACATGTGCGGACATCGGAGCCAGGTCGGTTAATTGACACGATGATAATAGGGGCTTTTATTGAGGCTCGCTCTTGTGAGCGCTTTGCTAAAATTGCACCCTATTTAGATGATACGCTGTCTAAGTTTTATCGTTCTTTGTTGAAGTCCGAAGCGCGTCACTACCAAGATTATCTAGGTTTAGCTGAAAGTTACGCAGGTGAGCCAATTGATAGGCGAGTTGCCTTTTTTAGGAAAGTTGAAAAAGAACTGGTAGAAAAACCCGATACTGAGTTTAGATTTCACAGCGGTCCACCCGCACCAGTCGAATCGGTGAATTAA
- a CDS encoding roadblock/LC7 domain-containing protein, translating into MRSEMMGSILSDLNGTSAEIEASAVISTDGLMIEALLPADMDEDRVGAMSAAMLSLGERTAQELARGELEQVLVKGINGYILMTHANKDSVLTVVAKPNARLGLIFLDVKRAAEAIGKLL; encoded by the coding sequence ATGCGTTCGGAAATGATGGGTTCTATTCTTTCTGACCTGAATGGCACATCGGCAGAAATTGAAGCATCAGCCGTCATCTCAACAGATGGTTTGATGATTGAAGCGCTGCTGCCTGCTGACATGGACGAGGATCGAGTAGGCGCAATGAGCGCAGCTATGCTCTCTTTAGGTGAGCGTACTGCCCAAGAATTGGCGCGGGGAGAGTTAGAACAAGTGTTGGTAAAAGGAATCAATGGGTATATTTTGATGACACACGCCAACAAGGACTCTGTCTTAACTGTTGTCGCTAAACCCAATGCGCGTTTAGGTTTAATCTTTCTTGATGTAAAACGTGCTGCTGAGGCTATTGGTAAGTTGCTCTAG
- the acnB gene encoding bifunctional aconitate hydratase 2/2-methylisocitrate dehydratase, giving the protein MLEAYRKHVEERAAEGVPPKPLDADQTASLVELLKNPPAGEEEFLVDLLSNRVPAGVDQAAYVKAGFLAAIAKGEATSPLISKVKAVELLGTMLGGYNIQPLIAALDDNELAETAVHALSHTLLMFDAFYDVKEKADAGNEHAKKIMQSWADAEWFTSKPAVPEKITVTVFKVPGETNTDDLSPAPDAFTRPDIPLHANAMLKMSREGIEPEVDGVKGPIAQIEAVKAKGFPVAYVGDVVGTGSSRKSATNSVLWFFGDDIPHVPNKRAGGFCFGSKIAPIFYNTMEDAGALPIEMDVDKMKMGDVIDVYPYEGKAVNHETGEELCTFSLKTQVLLDEVRAGGRIPLIIGRGLTTRAREALGLPVSDLFRTPDQPADTGKGYTLAQKMVGKACGIEGVRPGTYCEPKMTTVGSQDTTGPMTRDELKDLACLGFSADLTMQSFCHTSAYPKPVDVQTHHTLPDFIMNRGGVSLRPGDGVIHSWLNRMLLPDTVGTGGDSHTRFPIGISFPAGSGLVAFAAATGVMPLDMPESVLVRFKGKRNPGITLRDLVHAIPYYAIQEGLLTVEKAGKKNIFSGRVLEIEGLDDLTVEQAFELSDASAERSAAGCTITLGEDSVAEYLRSNIVMLKWMIAEGYGDVRTIERRIEGMEEWLANPSLMRADADAEYEAVIEIDLADIKEPILCAPNDPDDARLLSTVQGEKIDEVFVGSCMTNIGHFRAAGKLLDAAGTSIPTRMWIAPPTKMDAAQLSDEGYYNIFGKAGARIETPGCSLCMGNQARVADKSTVVSTSTRNFPNRLGNGANVYLASAELASVAAVTGKLPTVAEYMEYANRIDSMAGDIYRYLNFDKMDAYTSKASTVIKTVEA; this is encoded by the coding sequence GTGCTTGAAGCTTATCGTAAACATGTAGAAGAACGCGCCGCTGAAGGCGTGCCACCAAAGCCACTTGATGCTGATCAAACTGCATCACTAGTTGAGCTTCTAAAAAACCCACCTGCTGGCGAAGAAGAGTTCCTCGTTGACTTGCTGAGCAATCGTGTTCCAGCCGGTGTTGACCAAGCTGCTTATGTTAAAGCAGGCTTCTTAGCGGCGATCGCTAAGGGTGAAGCAACCTCCCCTCTGATCAGTAAAGTAAAAGCTGTTGAATTGTTGGGTACTATGTTGGGTGGTTATAACATCCAGCCGTTGATTGCTGCACTAGATGATAATGAACTAGCAGAAACAGCTGTTCATGCTTTATCTCACACTCTGCTTATGTTTGATGCGTTTTATGACGTTAAAGAAAAAGCAGATGCAGGCAATGAACACGCTAAAAAAATTATGCAATCTTGGGCTGATGCTGAATGGTTTACCTCTAAGCCAGCAGTACCTGAAAAAATCACTGTAACGGTATTTAAAGTACCGGGTGAAACCAATACGGATGATTTATCACCCGCACCTGACGCATTTACTCGCCCAGACATTCCATTGCACGCCAATGCAATGCTTAAAATGTCTCGTGAAGGCATTGAGCCTGAGGTCGATGGCGTTAAAGGCCCTATCGCGCAAATCGAAGCCGTTAAAGCTAAAGGCTTCCCTGTTGCTTACGTAGGTGACGTTGTGGGTACGGGCTCTTCTCGTAAGTCTGCAACCAACTCTGTGTTGTGGTTCTTTGGGGATGATATCCCACACGTACCTAACAAGCGTGCTGGCGGTTTCTGTTTCGGTAGTAAAATTGCTCCTATCTTCTATAACACAATGGAAGATGCAGGCGCATTGCCAATCGAAATGGACGTAGACAAAATGAAAATGGGCGACGTTATCGACGTTTACCCATATGAAGGCAAAGCCGTTAATCACGAAACGGGTGAAGAGCTTTGTACTTTCAGCCTTAAGACTCAAGTCTTGCTAGACGAAGTTCGTGCTGGCGGCCGTATTCCATTGATCATCGGCCGTGGTTTGACTACGCGTGCTCGTGAAGCACTAGGCTTACCTGTTTCTGACCTTTTCCGTACTCCGGATCAGCCAGCAGACACAGGTAAAGGTTATACCCTAGCTCAAAAAATGGTAGGCAAAGCCTGCGGTATCGAGGGTGTTCGCCCAGGTACGTACTGCGAACCAAAAATGACGACTGTCGGCTCTCAGGATACAACGGGACCAATGACCCGTGATGAGCTAAAAGACCTTGCTTGCCTTGGCTTCTCTGCAGATTTAACCATGCAGTCTTTCTGCCACACCTCGGCGTATCCTAAGCCTGTTGACGTGCAAACTCACCACACTCTTCCTGATTTCATCATGAACCGTGGCGGTGTATCTTTGCGTCCAGGAGACGGTGTCATCCACTCGTGGTTAAACCGTATGCTACTTCCAGATACAGTAGGTACAGGCGGTGACTCTCATACGCGTTTCCCTATCGGTATCTCTTTCCCAGCGGGTTCAGGCCTTGTTGCCTTTGCTGCTGCGACAGGCGTTATGCCATTGGATATGCCTGAATCAGTATTGGTTCGTTTTAAAGGCAAACGCAACCCAGGTATCACGCTACGTGACCTTGTACACGCTATTCCATACTACGCTATCCAAGAAGGTCTCTTAACTGTTGAAAAAGCAGGTAAGAAAAACATCTTCTCTGGTCGCGTTCTTGAGATCGAAGGCCTTGACGACCTGACCGTTGAGCAAGCGTTTGAGTTATCTGATGCTTCTGCTGAGCGTTCTGCTGCAGGCTGTACCATCACGTTAGGTGAAGACTCAGTTGCTGAATACTTACGTTCTAACATTGTGATGCTGAAGTGGATGATCGCTGAAGGTTACGGTGATGTTCGTACTATTGAACGTCGTATTGAAGGAATGGAAGAGTGGCTAGCTAACCCTAGTTTGATGCGTGCTGATGCAGACGCAGAATACGAAGCCGTTATCGAGATCGACCTTGCAGATATCAAAGAGCCTATTCTGTGTGCGCCTAACGACCCAGATGACGCGCGTTTGCTATCAACTGTCCAAGGCGAAAAGATCGATGAAGTGTTCGTTGGTTCTTGTATGACTAACATCGGTCACTTCCGTGCCGCTGGTAAGTTGTTGGATGCTGCAGGTACCTCTATCCCGACTCGTATGTGGATTGCTCCACCAACGAAGATGGATGCGGCTCAGCTTTCTGATGAAGGCTACTACAACATCTTTGGCAAAGCCGGTGCGCGCATTGAAACACCAGGGTGTTCATTGTGCATGGGTAACCAAGCGCGTGTAGCTGACAAATCGACTGTAGTTTCTACATCGACTCGTAACTTCCCTAACCGTCTAGGTAACGGCGCGAATGTATACCTAGCTTCAGCTGAGCTTGCTTCTGTTGCAGCCGTAACAGGTAAGCTACCGACCGTTGCTGAATACATGGAATACGCTAACCGCATCGATAGCATGGCTGGTGATATCTATCGCTACCTAAACTTCGATAAGATGGATGCGTACACGTCAAAAGCTTCTACTGTCATCAAAACAGTTGAGGCCTAA
- a CDS encoding immunity protein Imm33 domain-containing protein, with protein MQKPDTDTPITATNETNQTKNGFLALVSKMAFDEQLPIRFMFKTVPEHLNDTGWRMYTGYESQEYVENELANLVPIPLDKMTAMDSSLKELVTYNAGTVWERAPDSENGWERVYDFKIPSPAVDVDITNDVDRFNQPEVL; from the coding sequence ATGCAAAAGCCCGATACTGATACCCCAATTACCGCGACTAACGAAACCAATCAGACTAAAAATGGCTTTTTAGCGCTTGTATCGAAAATGGCATTTGATGAGCAATTACCCATCAGGTTCATGTTTAAGACAGTGCCCGAGCACCTAAACGATACCGGATGGCGCATGTATACAGGTTACGAATCACAAGAATACGTCGAGAATGAACTGGCTAACTTAGTCCCCATTCCATTAGACAAAATGACCGCCATGGACAGTTCTTTAAAAGAACTGGTCACTTACAATGCAGGTACTGTATGGGAGCGTGCACCCGATAGTGAAAATGGGTGGGAGCGAGTTTACGATTTTAAGATCCCTTCACCTGCCGTTGATGTTGATATTACCAACGATGTAGATCGCTTTAACCAGCCCGAAGTTCTGTAA
- a CDS encoding Hsp20 family protein, with product MRNFDLTPLYRSAIGFDRLANMIDTANRNEQQPAFPPYNIELLGENEYRITMAIAGFSKEELDIQSESGSLTIKGAKAADEAERTYLYQGIAGRNFERRFQLADHVKVVKASVENGLLHVDLVREVPEAMKARQIPIES from the coding sequence ATGCGTAATTTTGATTTAACACCTTTATACCGTTCTGCTATTGGTTTTGATCGCCTAGCCAACATGATTGATACCGCTAATCGTAACGAGCAACAGCCAGCATTTCCGCCATATAATATTGAGCTATTAGGCGAGAATGAATATCGGATTACGATGGCTATTGCAGGCTTTTCAAAAGAAGAGCTGGACATCCAATCAGAGTCTGGCAGCCTAACTATTAAGGGCGCTAAGGCCGCTGACGAAGCAGAGCGCACTTACCTCTACCAAGGTATTGCGGGTCGAAATTTTGAACGTCGTTTCCAACTAGCTGATCACGTCAAAGTGGTTAAGGCAAGTGTTGAGAACGGCCTGCTGCATGTCGATCTAGTAAGGGAAGTCCCTGAAGCTATGAAAGCTCGCCAAATTCCTATCGAAAGCTAA
- a CDS encoding glycosyltransferase: MTSFTPSTFYLSLRADFENFLSQQATAFPADETLKIDLHCHDKNSDIPDELWGRLLRLPETWLKTNDLVKSLNRSKVDVITITNHNNARSCWELEEQGIDNLTGAEFTCHFPNNELSIHVLTYGFTREQEAQLNELRHNIIEFARYCHRNELVTVLPHPLYFYTHKNKPDIELLELFAVLFTRFEVLNGQRGYWQNQLTRQWVLSLDQDTVEAYAKKHDLNPFDFNEAPFHKSMTGGSDDHNGIFAGRTGTLVHIPNLQEKLKTQSKSSLILQGLREGRTAPYGEVGEEEKLTVTFLDYFAQVAINMEDPGLIRLMLHKGDLKDKLLCLGISNAMQELKRHKYTLTFLKTFHEALSGTKPALLTELGVSKPFKPVIKSVKKIAKTQRKDPDQFLNVIRQAVPEIFHTVTSLFFSRLNEHLQSELNHQPIQMNDDWVKRFEVPTHIRALINGSRNSLGERSTPDDMTSLNVGKLMDQITFPALACGVLVGASFTASQVIYNNRTFLNDLADNLGTAQHPERVLWLTDSFCDRNGVSSALQTTLKAIQKNDYPIDILTCHPELKSEDHLIVMEPVSQFKIRRFDNQAFHIPDILTLQRIFEQGGYDRIICSTEFFMGAFALFLSKAFSVPAYFYMHTDWMEFINRTTQLNTHESDRIRRMLRAYYQQFDGIFTLNNDHRDWLISPDMGLEAHKVFLTAHWVEPTHQPDKKKKSANKQPTSSFSTCPILLYAGRISEEKGVFDLPEIMERITKHIPDVKLIIAGTGPAEEQLKMLLPNASFTGWIDKKTLYMHYQHADLLLLPSRFDTFGCVVLEAMSNGLPVIAFDEKGPKEIILDNETGYLVDDPEQMANKAIKYLGNPKKQNAFRNNAIERANEFSAEPIIEKLLGDVGIHTQ, from the coding sequence ATGACTTCTTTTACGCCCTCAACATTTTATCTCTCCCTTCGAGCAGACTTCGAAAATTTTTTATCTCAACAAGCAACAGCATTTCCTGCCGACGAAACGTTAAAAATCGATCTACATTGCCATGATAAAAACAGTGACATACCCGATGAGCTTTGGGGAAGATTACTTAGACTCCCGGAGACTTGGTTAAAGACAAATGATCTGGTGAAATCACTCAACCGGAGTAAAGTTGATGTCATCACCATCACCAATCACAATAACGCCCGTTCCTGCTGGGAACTAGAAGAGCAAGGCATTGATAACCTGACCGGTGCCGAATTTACTTGTCACTTCCCTAATAACGAATTAAGTATTCACGTTCTCACGTATGGATTCACACGCGAGCAAGAGGCACAACTAAATGAGCTTCGTCATAACATCATTGAATTTGCTCGTTATTGTCATCGCAACGAGTTAGTCACGGTTCTTCCTCACCCACTGTATTTTTACACCCATAAGAATAAACCTGATATTGAGTTGCTGGAGTTATTTGCCGTACTTTTTACACGCTTTGAAGTGCTTAACGGACAACGTGGCTACTGGCAAAACCAGTTAACACGTCAATGGGTATTGAGCTTGGATCAAGATACCGTCGAAGCCTATGCTAAGAAGCACGATTTAAACCCCTTTGATTTCAACGAAGCCCCTTTTCACAAAAGTATGACCGGTGGATCAGACGACCATAACGGTATTTTTGCTGGGCGAACAGGCACCTTGGTTCACATACCTAATCTACAAGAAAAGTTAAAAACACAGTCCAAATCTTCATTGATTTTACAAGGGCTACGTGAAGGGCGCACCGCCCCTTATGGCGAAGTCGGGGAAGAAGAGAAGCTAACCGTCACATTCCTCGATTATTTTGCGCAAGTCGCTATTAATATGGAAGATCCTGGACTGATAAGGCTTATGCTTCACAAAGGTGACTTAAAGGATAAGCTTTTATGTCTAGGCATCAGCAATGCCATGCAGGAGCTGAAGCGACACAAATACACACTCACGTTCCTTAAAACATTCCATGAAGCGTTATCAGGCACTAAGCCTGCTTTACTCACCGAACTTGGCGTTAGCAAGCCATTCAAACCCGTTATCAAATCAGTCAAAAAAATTGCTAAAACCCAGCGCAAAGACCCCGACCAATTTTTAAACGTGATCCGTCAGGCGGTTCCCGAAATTTTCCACACGGTTACCAGCTTGTTCTTTTCGCGACTAAACGAGCACCTGCAGTCAGAACTGAATCACCAGCCCATACAAATGAACGATGATTGGGTTAAACGCTTTGAAGTCCCTACACATATCCGTGCTTTAATTAACGGTAGCCGAAACAGCTTAGGAGAAAGGTCTACACCCGATGACATGACATCACTTAATGTTGGCAAGCTCATGGACCAGATCACATTTCCTGCGCTTGCCTGTGGCGTTTTAGTCGGTGCTTCATTCACGGCCAGCCAAGTTATCTATAACAATCGTACCTTTCTTAACGATCTTGCTGATAACTTAGGTACGGCTCAACATCCCGAGCGCGTTCTGTGGTTAACCGACTCATTTTGCGATCGTAACGGCGTCTCATCCGCTCTGCAAACCACGTTAAAAGCCATTCAGAAAAACGACTACCCTATTGATATCTTAACGTGCCATCCTGAGCTAAAAAGTGAAGATCACCTCATCGTAATGGAGCCTGTAAGCCAATTTAAAATTCGCCGGTTTGATAATCAAGCATTTCATATCCCTGACATTTTGACGTTGCAGCGCATCTTTGAGCAAGGCGGCTACGACAGAATTATCTGCTCGACTGAGTTCTTTATGGGAGCATTTGCGTTATTTTTAAGTAAGGCATTTAGTGTCCCTGCTTACTTTTACATGCACACAGACTGGATGGAATTTATTAATCGAACAACACAATTAAACACTCATGAATCCGATCGTATTAGACGCATGTTAAGGGCTTACTACCAACAGTTTGATGGCATTTTCACACTCAACAACGATCATAGAGATTGGCTCATCAGCCCAGATATGGGACTGGAAGCACACAAAGTATTTTTAACTGCTCACTGGGTGGAACCAACTCACCAACCTGATAAAAAGAAGAAATCGGCTAACAAGCAGCCAACATCCAGCTTTTCTACTTGCCCTATACTCTTGTACGCAGGGCGCATTAGCGAGGAAAAAGGGGTTTTTGATCTTCCAGAAATAATGGAACGAATCACCAAACACATACCCGATGTAAAGCTAATTATTGCGGGTACAGGGCCAGCTGAAGAGCAACTCAAGATGCTCCTACCCAATGCATCATTCACGGGTTGGATTGATAAAAAAACACTCTATATGCACTACCAACATGCCGACTTATTACTGCTTCCCTCTCGGTTCGATACCTTTGGCTGTGTTGTTCTAGAAGCCATGAGCAATGGTTTACCAGTCATCGCGTTTGACGAAAAAGGCCCTAAAGAAATAATCCTTGATAATGAAACTGGGTATCTTGTAGATGACCCAGAGCAAATGGCGAATAAGGCCATCAAATACTTGGGTAATCCCAAAAAACAAAATGCTTTTAGAAACAACGCGATTGAACGGGCCAATGAATTTTCGGCAGAACCCATCATTGAGAAATTACTGGGCGATGTAGGTATTCATACCCAGTAA